A part of Paenibacillus sp. sptzw28 genomic DNA contains:
- a CDS encoding xanthine dehydrogenase family protein subunit M, translating to MATVDEEMTRSPFVWRPGDAAEAWRLKQSYGEESVYISGGTLLRTQWESGLTAIPKHLIDLGSIPGITGVAVSSKELTIGAFTTLSAIRRDPLIDKYFPMLTEAVRVIAAPSVRNLATLGGNIASLVGDSLPALLVYEAELLWHDGRGLHTQPLLDWLESSESNRQGRLLMQIKLPCSSEYTDSLDSMDSMDSMEKESAVDGKIKRFSAYDKVGRREAFTPSLVTTALWGYVDDSGNLGDVRLAAGGGQTTPCRLYACESLLNGRMIEPELLQALHEQILREYDPKGDMFASAEYRKQTAANVIAAGLWKQML from the coding sequence ATGGCAACCGTTGATGAGGAAATGACCCGCTCTCCGTTCGTCTGGCGTCCCGGCGATGCAGCCGAGGCGTGGCGGCTCAAGCAAAGCTACGGTGAAGAGAGTGTATATATATCCGGCGGAACGCTGCTTCGGACGCAATGGGAATCAGGTCTTACCGCAATTCCAAAGCATCTGATCGACCTCGGTTCGATTCCCGGAATTACGGGGGTCGCTGTCAGTTCCAAAGAACTTACGATCGGCGCGTTCACTACTTTATCCGCAATTCGCCGCGACCCGCTGATTGACAAATATTTTCCGATGCTCACTGAAGCGGTCCGGGTTATCGCCGCACCCTCTGTACGAAACCTCGCCACGCTCGGTGGTAATATCGCCTCGTTGGTCGGCGACTCGCTGCCGGCATTGCTTGTTTATGAAGCGGAGCTGCTATGGCACGATGGGCGCGGGCTGCATACGCAACCGCTCCTTGACTGGCTTGAAAGCAGTGAATCGAACCGGCAGGGGAGACTGCTAATGCAGATTAAGCTTCCTTGTTCTTCGGAATACACCGATTCGTTGGACTCGATGGACTCGATGGACTCGATGGAAAAGGAAAGCGCCGTCGACGGGAAAATAAAGCGGTTCTCCGCTTACGATAAGGTGGGCCGAAGAGAAGCCTTCACACCTTCGCTCGTCACTACCGCGTTATGGGGCTATGTGGATGACAGCGGAAATCTCGGCGATGTCCGTTTAGCAGCCGGAGGCGGACAAACGACGCCCTGCCGGTTATATGCCTGCGAATCGCTGCTTAACGGCAGGATGATCGAGCCCGAATTGCTGCAGGCTCTGCATGAACAAATCCTGCGGGAATACGACCCGAAAGGGGATATGTTCGCTTCCGCGGAGTATCGCAAACAAACCGCGGCCAATGTAATTGCAGCCGGCTTGTGGAAGCAAATGTTATGA
- the pucD gene encoding xanthine dehydrogenase subunit D, with translation MLLNRSSSGERWRVRPDGPGKVTGKLSYLTDMTAAGMLFGSVLRSPHPHARLLAIHTGNAKRLKGVHAVLTHEDVPGLNAFGIAIQDQPVFCTDRVRYVGDAVAAVAAESAELAEYALSLIEVDYEVLPVIDDPARATDDGMPMLHPHGNVLHRTGYRDGDIEAGFSASRHIVEETYVLPRQMHTYMETEGGLFVPGEDGRLTVYAPTQHGFLDRLQLSRITALPESEIRVISSPIGGSFGGKDELNVQPYGALLALYTKLPVKIHNSRWESMRSGLKRHPMTIRMKTGIDAEGRILAHQVRITADTGPYATLGAEVLNFATEHVLGPYRYGNTDVSSISVYTNNGMSGEFRGFGGNQALFALEGQMDRLAETIGMDSWQFRRLNLKNSGEPGPFGQPIARTDGASQVWNALADATIWKEKAKDSNCSREPWIQTGVGAAFIMHGSGLGVGIPDPAGGRLTLAPDGKIEAAFSYEEFGQGLLATLELMLIEQFGFAAEDLRLVIGDTDAVPNSGSSTASRATSMMWKSLQNLRPIFTKRLLDCAEVMLGIPASQLQVGPGGIREGNNPTKLLASYHQLAIASDQPITSETEFHFPTSPVNRIGAHFIYTFAAAAVKVEVNTLTGRVRVLDQFHTVAAGPVMNPQGYLGQIEGGSSMALGYTLTEEALMAGGQYLTKNLDTYLIPTLSDVRGRLEVLPIEELPEGDEYGPRGIGEIGSVGLAPAIISAVHDAVGKWVCKLPIDPAELQERPSFAKKAVSGR, from the coding sequence ATGTTGTTGAACCGAAGCTCAAGCGGCGAGAGGTGGCGGGTCAGACCTGACGGCCCAGGCAAGGTGACAGGCAAGCTCTCGTATTTAACCGACATGACCGCTGCGGGAATGCTGTTCGGAAGCGTGCTGCGGAGTCCGCACCCGCATGCAAGGCTGCTTGCCATACACACCGGGAACGCGAAGCGCTTAAAGGGCGTTCATGCCGTGCTGACTCATGAGGATGTTCCGGGACTGAACGCATTCGGCATTGCAATACAGGATCAACCGGTATTCTGCACTGATCGCGTCAGATATGTCGGCGACGCGGTTGCCGCGGTAGCTGCAGAATCCGCTGAGCTGGCGGAATACGCGTTATCGCTTATCGAAGTCGATTACGAAGTGCTGCCCGTTATAGACGATCCCGCGAGGGCGACTGATGACGGGATGCCTATGCTGCATCCGCACGGCAATGTCCTGCATCGAACGGGTTACAGAGACGGAGATATCGAAGCAGGCTTCTCGGCCAGCCGCCATATCGTCGAAGAAACGTATGTGTTACCGAGGCAGATGCATACCTATATGGAAACAGAAGGAGGTCTGTTCGTTCCCGGCGAAGACGGACGGCTTACGGTCTACGCCCCGACTCAGCACGGTTTTCTGGACCGGCTGCAGCTATCGAGGATAACGGCACTGCCGGAGAGCGAGATACGGGTAATCTCAAGCCCGATCGGCGGCTCCTTCGGCGGTAAAGACGAACTCAACGTTCAGCCCTACGGCGCGCTGCTTGCCCTTTATACGAAGCTGCCAGTCAAAATCCATAATTCCCGGTGGGAATCGATGCGGTCGGGCCTCAAACGCCACCCGATGACCATCCGCATGAAAACAGGCATCGATGCTGAAGGCCGGATTCTCGCGCATCAGGTCCGTATTACAGCCGATACCGGTCCTTACGCGACATTGGGAGCAGAAGTGCTCAACTTCGCAACCGAGCATGTACTCGGCCCTTACCGGTACGGGAATACCGATGTATCAAGCATATCCGTCTATACGAACAACGGAATGTCCGGAGAGTTTCGCGGCTTCGGCGGCAATCAGGCGCTGTTTGCTCTCGAAGGTCAAATGGACCGGCTGGCCGAAACAATCGGAATGGATTCGTGGCAGTTCCGACGGTTGAATTTAAAAAATTCAGGCGAGCCGGGCCCCTTCGGTCAGCCAATCGCTCGAACTGACGGAGCGAGCCAGGTATGGAACGCTTTAGCGGATGCCACGATATGGAAGGAAAAGGCGAAGGATTCGAATTGCAGTAGGGAGCCTTGGATCCAAACCGGTGTCGGTGCGGCTTTCATAATGCACGGTTCCGGGCTTGGTGTCGGCATTCCCGACCCGGCTGGAGGCAGGCTGACTTTAGCGCCGGATGGTAAAATCGAAGCGGCATTCAGCTACGAGGAGTTCGGGCAGGGTCTGCTCGCCACACTTGAGCTTATGCTGATCGAGCAGTTCGGCTTTGCAGCCGAAGATTTGCGTCTTGTCATCGGCGATACCGATGCGGTTCCGAACAGCGGCTCGAGCACCGCTTCGCGCGCCACCAGCATGATGTGGAAGTCGCTGCAGAATCTGAGGCCGATATTCACGAAGAGGCTGCTCGATTGCGCGGAGGTGATGCTCGGAATTCCCGCGTCGCAGCTCCAAGTTGGCCCTGGAGGGATCAGGGAGGGGAACAATCCGACGAAGCTTCTCGCCTCCTATCATCAGCTTGCGATAGCCTCGGATCAACCGATCACATCGGAGACCGAGTTCCATTTTCCGACCTCCCCGGTCAATCGTATCGGCGCCCATTTCATATATACATTCGCGGCTGCTGCCGTCAAAGTCGAAGTAAACACGCTGACCGGCAGAGTTCGGGTGTTGGACCAATTCCATACCGTCGCCGCCGGACCGGTCATGAACCCGCAGGGATATCTCGGGCAAATCGAAGGCGGAAGCAGCATGGCACTGGGTTATACACTTACGGAGGAAGCGCTTATGGCGGGCGGACAGTATTTGACCAAAAATCTGGACACCTATCTGATCCCCACACTGTCGGACGTCCGCGGAAGATTAGAGGTACTGCCGATCGAGGAGCTGCCCGAAGGAGATGAGTACGGTCCCCGCGGCATTGGCGAAATAGGATCGGTGGGTCTCGCGCCTGCGATCATTTCGGCCGTTCACGATGCGGTTGGGAAATGGGTTTGCAAGCTCCCTATCGATCCTGCGGAGCTCCAGGAAAGGCCATCCTTCGCAAAAAAGGCGGTGAGCGGCAGATGA
- a CDS encoding (2Fe-2S)-binding protein, which translates to MKNNSITEPLGQPLLSCHINGEPVTIGVSPAKRLLSVLRDDLQLTGTKRSCEIGRCGACMVLMDGVPVNACLTMAYQCTGKQITTIEGLSQDGLHPVQQAFLEEGGYQCGYCTPGMIISVKALLDENPDPTQEEVEEALSGNLCRCTGYGGIVRAVQRAIEWGRGSQ; encoded by the coding sequence ATGAAAAACAACTCAATAACGGAACCGTTGGGGCAGCCGCTGCTTTCCTGTCATATTAACGGCGAGCCCGTTACGATTGGCGTTTCGCCAGCCAAGCGGCTGCTGTCGGTATTAAGGGACGATTTGCAGCTGACCGGAACGAAGCGGTCATGCGAGATCGGCCGCTGCGGCGCCTGCATGGTATTGATGGACGGCGTGCCGGTGAATGCGTGTTTAACGATGGCTTATCAATGCACAGGCAAACAAATTACGACGATTGAGGGGCTGTCGCAAGACGGGCTGCATCCGGTCCAGCAGGCTTTTTTGGAGGAGGGCGGGTATCAGTGCGGATACTGCACACCCGGGATGATCATATCGGTTAAAGCGCTGCTTGACGAGAATCCGGACCCAACGCAGGAGGAAGTGGAAGAGGCGCTGTCCGGCAATCTTTGCCGCTGCACCGGTTATGGCGGCATTGTCCGCGCCGTTCAGCGGGCCATTGAATGGGGGAGGGGGAGCCAATGA
- a CDS encoding nucleoside deaminase yields the protein MNNDKDRHIHFLRKCIEVSRRARASGNTPFGAILVDMSGEILLEQGNIEVTESICTGHAETSLMVRASKLYPKHELWSCTLYTTAEPCAMCSGSIYWGNVGTVVYGISEERLAQLTGDDEQNLTLNLPCREVFACGRKPIEVIGPFPEIEAETVAVHEGYWS from the coding sequence ATGAACAACGATAAGGACCGACACATTCATTTTCTGCGGAAATGTATTGAGGTATCGAGGCGGGCAAGAGCATCCGGCAACACGCCGTTCGGCGCCATTCTAGTTGATATGTCAGGAGAAATTCTGCTGGAGCAGGGCAATATCGAGGTGACGGAATCGATATGCACCGGTCATGCGGAAACGTCGCTGATGGTAAGGGCATCCAAGCTGTACCCGAAGCACGAGCTGTGGTCATGCACCTTGTACACGACGGCCGAGCCATGCGCAATGTGCTCGGGATCGATTTACTGGGGCAATGTGGGAACAGTGGTTTACGGAATCTCGGAGGAGCGTTTAGCGCAATTAACCGGCGACGATGAACAAAATTTGACGCTCAATTTGCCCTGCCGGGAGGTATTCGCCTGCGGCAGGAAGCCAATCGAGGTGATCGGCCCCTTCCCGGAGATCGAAGCGGAGACCGTAGCCGTTCATGAAGGTTACTGGTCATGA
- the uraD gene encoding 2-oxo-4-hydroxy-4-carboxy-5-ureidoimidazoline decarboxylase, which yields MKISLWQLNTLSRELFVRMLGGVFEHSPWVADEAWKNRPFHSTHEIHVTMMKIVGNAPPEQVLALIRAHPDLATRLQISEYSALEQQGAGLDRLTEEEYELFSNLNRAYVQKFGFPFIYAVRGKTKEDILSALEARIGNTVPEEREKAVAQIGLITRFRIMDLVDD from the coding sequence ATGAAAATCTCACTATGGCAGTTGAATACGCTAAGCCGCGAATTGTTTGTGCGAATGCTCGGAGGTGTTTTTGAACATTCTCCGTGGGTTGCTGATGAGGCCTGGAAGAATAGACCCTTTCATTCTACCCATGAGATCCATGTTACGATGATGAAGATAGTCGGCAATGCTCCGCCCGAGCAGGTACTCGCGCTTATACGCGCGCACCCGGACCTTGCAACCCGTCTGCAAATAAGCGAATACTCGGCACTGGAGCAGCAGGGGGCGGGACTGGACCGGTTGACGGAGGAGGAATATGAGCTGTTCTCCAATCTGAACCGCGCCTATGTGCAAAAATTCGGTTTTCCTTTTATTTATGCGGTTCGCGGCAAAACCAAGGAGGATATACTATCCGCACTGGAAGCCAGAATCGGTAACACGGTGCCGGAAGAGCGGGAGAAGGCGGTCGCGCAAATCGGCCTGATAACCCGGTTTCGAATAATGGACCTGGTAGATGATTAA
- the pucL gene encoding factor-independent urate hydroxylase has protein sequence MLKISSGRMLYYGKGDVFAYRTYAKPLSVSAVPESSFAGDPNVIFAHNITFAVSSDSLLTSFTEGDNSNVVATDSMKNFILRHCADYEGSTTEGLIAFVSARFIEKYPHISAIEIGADRIPFESLNVAGESGFENSGLVYRRSHNEHAGAVMVLERVAHEGAQVVSLWSGLSDLQLIKVSGSSFYGFIRDEYTTLPDSYDRPLFIFLNIKWRYAEADDALKGESGSYVAAEQVRDIAHHVFHEYKTPSIQYLIVQIGRRILTRFPQLAEIRFESNNRTWETVVEPDAVTGAGVFTEPRPPFGFQGFSMTREDLGAVEGMESSQDRESIEAGTGTSPAAAGQPK, from the coding sequence ATGTTGAAAATATCGAGCGGACGCATGCTGTATTACGGAAAAGGAGACGTCTTCGCCTACCGCACCTACGCAAAGCCATTGTCTGTCTCAGCGGTGCCGGAATCTTCATTCGCGGGTGATCCCAATGTCATCTTTGCCCATAACATTACATTCGCAGTGAGCAGCGACTCCCTTTTGACTTCCTTTACGGAAGGTGATAATTCGAACGTTGTAGCGACCGATTCGATGAAGAACTTCATTCTGCGCCATTGCGCGGATTACGAAGGAAGCACGACCGAAGGATTGATCGCTTTTGTGAGCGCCCGCTTCATAGAGAAATATCCGCACATTTCGGCGATAGAGATCGGTGCCGACCGGATTCCCTTCGAATCTCTGAACGTTGCGGGTGAGAGCGGTTTCGAGAACAGCGGTCTCGTATACAGGCGTTCCCATAACGAGCATGCTGGTGCTGTAATGGTACTCGAGCGGGTTGCGCACGAAGGCGCGCAGGTCGTTTCACTATGGAGCGGTCTATCGGATTTGCAGCTTATCAAAGTGAGCGGAAGCTCATTCTATGGGTTTATACGCGATGAGTACACGACGCTGCCGGACAGCTATGATCGGCCGCTGTTCATTTTCCTCAATATAAAATGGCGTTATGCGGAGGCGGATGATGCCCTCAAGGGGGAATCGGGCAGCTATGTGGCGGCAGAGCAGGTGCGCGATATTGCGCATCATGTGTTTCATGAATACAAGACGCCGTCCATCCAGTATTTGATTGTCCAGATCGGGCGGCGGATTCTGACCCGCTTCCCGCAGCTTGCTGAAATCCGGTTCGAATCGAACAACAGAACATGGGAGACGGTCGTTGAACCGGATGCCGTGACAGGGGCCGGAGTCTTCACGGAGCCGAGACCTCCATTCGGGTTTCAAGGATTCTCGATGACAAGGGAAGATCTTGGTGCAGTAGAAGGTATGGAGTCTTCGCAAGACCGGGAAAGCATCGAAGCCGGGACGGGCACTAGCCCGGCGGCAGCGGGGCAACCGAAATGA
- the uraH gene encoding hydroxyisourate hydrolase, which translates to MTGRLTTHVLDTSRGKPAHGMYVTLYMLAASPDGQPHLLKEVRTNADGRIDSPLLENEELKRGIYELVFSVGDYFSRTAQDYSPSEAFLDLVPVRFRVTDASAHIHVPLLVAPGGYSTYRGS; encoded by the coding sequence ATGACCGGCAGGCTCACCACTCATGTGCTCGATACGTCACGGGGCAAGCCCGCGCATGGCATGTACGTCACGCTGTACATGCTTGCTGCAAGCCCAGATGGACAGCCGCATCTCTTGAAGGAGGTACGTACGAATGCCGACGGCCGGATAGACTCGCCGCTTCTTGAGAATGAGGAGCTGAAGAGGGGGATATATGAGCTCGTCTTCTCCGTCGGCGACTACTTCTCACGGACTGCGCAAGATTACTCACCCTCCGAAGCATTTCTTGACCTGGTACCCGTGCGTTTCCGCGTAACCGACGCCAGCGCCCATATCCACGTTCCGCTGCTGGTTGCTCCCGGCGGCTACAGCACCTACCGGGGCAGCTAG
- a CDS encoding LacI family DNA-binding transcriptional regulator, translating into MAYTIKEIAEMAGVSKSTVSRVITGQGYASEESRGKVMNVIEALQYKPNAVARAMVSKRTHNIGVIIYRDQQPVASHPLYGKILDAILSAAEPLGYSVFVMTDQEMSLRSADFMLEKRVDGLILISRLRNNVIEYIKSFGVPYLMINGTTEDEEVIRIVNQDDKGGELAAEHLHHVGHRRICIIAGPQAHRSHFLRLQGFLGFAERSGFPVPPDSVYQSPASTFEAGYETISRHWSGFCRRRYTALFATNDMIALGAMKFLMEQGVRVPSQIAVMGYDDVDLAAMYHPSLTTVGVDKVKMGREAVLLLDRLINSEQSPLNEVECEPRLIIRETT; encoded by the coding sequence ATGGCATATACCATTAAGGAAATTGCAGAAATGGCAGGTGTATCGAAGTCTACGGTATCGAGAGTCATTACCGGTCAAGGCTATGCAAGTGAGGAGTCGAGGGGGAAAGTAATGAATGTTATTGAGGCGCTGCAATATAAACCGAATGCGGTAGCTCGCGCTATGGTGTCCAAGAGAACCCATAATATAGGGGTTATCATATATCGCGACCAACAACCGGTTGCTTCCCATCCCTTGTATGGCAAAATTCTCGACGCCATTCTGTCCGCTGCGGAACCGCTCGGTTATTCCGTATTCGTCATGACCGATCAAGAAATGTCTCTTCGGTCCGCCGATTTCATGCTGGAAAAAAGAGTCGACGGCCTAATCCTTATCAGTCGGCTGCGGAATAACGTGATTGAATATATAAAGAGCTTCGGCGTTCCCTATTTAATGATTAACGGCACGACGGAGGACGAAGAAGTCATCCGCATTGTGAACCAGGATGATAAGGGCGGAGAACTGGCAGCGGAACATCTTCATCATGTTGGCCACCGCCGAATTTGCATCATAGCCGGTCCGCAGGCTCACCGCAGCCACTTTCTCCGGTTACAGGGATTTCTTGGGTTTGCGGAGCGTTCCGGATTTCCCGTACCGCCGGATTCGGTTTATCAGTCGCCCGCTTCAACGTTTGAAGCCGGATACGAAACGATTTCCCGTCATTGGTCTGGGTTCTGCCGGCGGCGCTATACCGCCTTATTTGCAACCAATGACATGATTGCCCTTGGCGCCATGAAGTTTCTGATGGAGCAAGGAGTGCGCGTTCCCTCGCAGATAGCGGTTATGGGATACGATGACGTGGACCTTGCTGCTATGTATCATCCGTCATTGACGACAGTTGGGGTTGACAAAGTAAAAATGGGACGGGAAGCGGTGCTCCTGCTGGACCGTTTGATTAACTCGGAGCAATCCCCTCTTAACGAAGTCGAATGCGAACCCCGTCTCATCATCAGAGAAACGACCTAG
- a CDS encoding ABC transporter permease, giving the protein MRWYFRALGTRRIVEFVLLAAFLIFFMGPLLNLAVLAFSGSWRYPGLLPQTWSIKWWSFVFKQEDVVQSISLSFMIASIVTALSIVICIPAAYAFARIRFPLSRFFLFSFLLTHAFPKMGLYVAIAVLFYKLGLMNTLIGVVLIHIVNVLMFMTWIPTAAFRNIHQAQEESAKDVGASPFRVFRSITLPMAMPAITVASVFTFLNSLDEAQGTFLVGIPDFKTMPIVMYSIISDFPSNAGAVFSIILTAPTIILLVAAQRFVSADLLAGGFQVK; this is encoded by the coding sequence ATGCGCTGGTATTTCCGAGCCTTGGGAACGCGGAGGATCGTAGAGTTTGTTCTATTGGCCGCATTTCTCATTTTCTTTATGGGCCCGTTATTGAACCTGGCGGTTCTGGCCTTCAGCGGCAGTTGGCGTTATCCCGGCTTGCTTCCGCAAACCTGGTCGATTAAGTGGTGGTCGTTCGTATTTAAACAGGAGGATGTGGTTCAATCCATCAGTTTATCCTTTATGATCGCATCGATCGTGACCGCGTTGTCGATTGTGATCTGCATTCCCGCTGCTTATGCATTTGCCCGCATCCGGTTTCCGCTTAGCCGATTCTTCCTGTTTTCTTTTTTGCTCACGCACGCTTTTCCGAAGATGGGCTTGTATGTGGCGATCGCCGTACTCTTCTACAAGCTTGGGCTCATGAACACATTGATCGGCGTTGTCCTCATTCATATTGTAAATGTACTTATGTTTATGACCTGGATTCCCACTGCGGCTTTTCGGAACATCCATCAAGCGCAGGAGGAATCCGCGAAAGATGTGGGTGCATCGCCATTCCGGGTATTTCGTAGCATTACGCTGCCGATGGCAATGCCTGCGATAACGGTGGCATCCGTTTTCACTTTTCTGAATTCACTGGACGAAGCGCAGGGGACATTCCTGGTTGGAATCCCCGATTTTAAAACGATGCCGATTGTGATGTACTCTATCATTTCCGATTTTCCAAGCAATGCAGGCGCTGTTTTCTCCATTATTCTTACGGCTCCGACGATTATTTTGCTCGTTGCAGCCCAGCGGTTCGTGAGTGCCGATCTGCTTGCGGGCGGGTTTCAAGTCAAATGA
- a CDS encoding ABC transporter ATP-binding protein has translation MTTQLSVQQLTKRYKTGDGVTGISLDVGKGELITLLGPSGCGKTTVLRSIGGFLEPDSGDILIEGRSVLKLPPEKRPTSMVFQAYNLWPHMTVYDNLAFGLKIRKQGKAEIRKAITEVLELVRLPNSENKYPSELSGGQQQRVALARSLLLKPAVLLLDEPFSALDAKLRHEMREELREIQADSGLTMVFVTHDQEEALSLSDRIVVMNHGHIEQIASPQVIYDSPQSLYVAQFIGKMNFLKGVVDGGRVRVDHMEFTAAGKLSGDVTLAVRPEDVTFVSDREEGLSGVVKQVMILGHYAEVTVDLKTHGVIRAFQPRQSVDELYSGKVLNVNFSKTMAFQSM, from the coding sequence ATGACCACCCAATTATCGGTTCAACAATTAACCAAACGCTACAAAACGGGGGACGGCGTGACGGGAATCTCGCTTGATGTCGGTAAAGGCGAGCTGATAACCCTGCTCGGGCCTTCCGGCTGTGGAAAGACGACGGTGCTTCGGAGCATCGGAGGCTTCCTGGAACCGGATTCGGGCGACATTCTGATCGAAGGAAGAAGCGTACTTAAACTTCCGCCTGAGAAGCGTCCGACCTCCATGGTTTTTCAAGCATATAATTTATGGCCGCATATGACAGTCTACGATAACCTGGCCTTCGGTCTTAAGATCCGCAAGCAGGGAAAAGCGGAGATTCGTAAGGCGATAACCGAAGTATTGGAGCTGGTCCGGCTGCCGAACTCGGAGAATAAATATCCTAGCGAGCTTTCCGGAGGACAGCAGCAGCGGGTCGCCCTGGCCCGGTCGCTCCTGTTGAAGCCGGCGGTACTTCTGCTGGACGAGCCCTTCTCCGCATTGGATGCCAAGCTTCGTCATGAAATGAGGGAGGAACTCCGGGAGATTCAAGCAGATTCCGGTTTGACTATGGTTTTTGTCACGCACGATCAGGAGGAGGCTCTCTCCTTATCCGATCGGATCGTTGTCATGAATCATGGCCATATCGAGCAAATAGCGTCACCGCAGGTTATTTACGATAGCCCGCAAAGTCTTTATGTAGCGCAATTTATCGGGAAAATGAATTTTTTGAAGGGAGTGGTAGATGGAGGCAGGGTTCGAGTAGACCATATGGAATTCACGGCTGCCGGCAAGCTGTCCGGAGATGTCACATTGGCTGTTCGGCCGGAAGACGTCACTTTTGTCAGCGACAGAGAGGAAGGACTCTCAGGAGTGGTGAAGCAGGTCATGATTTTGGGGCATTATGCCGAAGTTACCGTTGATTTGAAGACGCACGGCGTCATCAGAGCGTTTCAACCGCGCCAGTCGGTCGATGAACTTTATTCGGGTAAAGTCCTGAACGTGAATTTCTCGAAAACAATGGCATTTCAGAGCATGTAA
- a CDS encoding extracellular solute-binding protein encodes MFRTKKLFIMSLVFIFGLTVLAGCANKSGANSGSLSETSAAAANSTTEFSFYFTGSNNVKELWDTLTPIFEKQNPDVKVKLVYLPSGTAAQPTLDRLAAAKQSNNGSGGIDLYEGGLGDVTKGQKEDLWDTLSSASIPNIDKVDAETMKAVSNLALPYRSSAVVLAYNGDTVKDAPSTLGELYDWIRKHPGRFAYNDPTTGGSGDSFVQTAIYNFLPDDAINNADPSVEKQWDKGFALLKELGPFMYGKGIYPKKNQGTLDLLARGEVDMIPAWSDMGLQQIDEGLLPKSTVLKQLNPGFTGGPTYLMVPKGSDKKDAVAKFLNFVLTPEAQSIIVNKMHGFPGIKLSNMPQDIQDAFKGVAAGYRTFNIGELSKDIQKRWQSDVAAQ; translated from the coding sequence ATGTTTAGAACGAAGAAGCTGTTTATTATGTCTCTCGTATTTATTTTCGGTTTAACTGTGCTTGCCGGATGCGCAAACAAATCCGGTGCAAACTCCGGCTCTTTATCCGAAACAAGCGCCGCTGCCGCTAATTCTACGACCGAATTCTCATTCTATTTCACAGGGTCGAATAACGTCAAAGAATTGTGGGATACTCTAACGCCAATTTTCGAGAAACAAAATCCGGATGTTAAAGTAAAACTTGTCTATCTTCCATCCGGGACGGCGGCCCAGCCGACGCTCGACCGTTTGGCCGCAGCCAAACAATCGAATAACGGATCCGGCGGCATTGACCTGTATGAAGGCGGCTTGGGAGATGTCACGAAAGGGCAGAAAGAAGATCTTTGGGATACGCTGAGCAGCGCAAGCATTCCGAATATTGATAAAGTGGATGCGGAGACGATGAAAGCTGTGTCGAATCTGGCTCTCCCTTACCGTTCGTCTGCCGTCGTACTCGCTTATAACGGAGATACCGTGAAGGATGCGCCGAGTACACTGGGTGAACTTTACGACTGGATTCGCAAGCATCCCGGACGCTTTGCCTATAACGATCCGACTACCGGAGGATCGGGTGACTCCTTCGTTCAAACGGCGATATACAACTTTCTGCCTGATGATGCAATCAACAATGCCGATCCAAGCGTTGAGAAGCAGTGGGACAAGGGCTTTGCTCTGCTCAAGGAGCTCGGTCCGTTCATGTACGGTAAAGGCATCTATCCGAAGAAAAACCAGGGAACCCTTGATCTTCTGGCCAGAGGCGAAGTGGACATGATTCCAGCTTGGTCGGATATGGGGCTGCAGCAAATCGATGAAGGCCTGCTGCCGAAATCGACGGTTCTGAAACAGTTAAATCCCGGATTCACGGGCGGACCAACCTACTTGATGGTGCCTAAAGGGTCTGATAAGAAGGATGCGGTTGCAAAGTTTCTGAATTTCGTATTAACTCCGGAAGCGCAGTCGATTATCGTTAACAAAATGCACGGTTTTCCAGGCATCAAATTGAGCAATATGCCCCAAGACATTCAGGACGCTTTTAAAGGTGTCGCTGCGGGCTACCGAACCTTTAATATCGGAGAGTTGAGCAAGGATATTCAAAAACGTTGGCAAAGCGATGTTGCCGCGCAATGA